A single genomic interval of Lathyrus oleraceus cultivar Zhongwan6 chromosome 7, CAAS_Psat_ZW6_1.0, whole genome shotgun sequence harbors:
- the LOC127105033 gene encoding protein MET1, chloroplastic, whose protein sequence is MYTIRQRIGPLLMRMQKRYGKIETGGEFTEKEIIRAERNSGVVSSKVREIQMQNYLRKKELKERRENDLREGLRLYKNAKYEEALEKFESVLGTKPEPDEAAVASYNVACCYSKLNQRIRTDPDLANARASPEFDPLLKRFDESFINENAINAIKSIFGIFNKK, encoded by the exons ATGTACACAATTCGCCAAAGAATAGGCCCGTTACTCATGAGAATGCAGAAAAGATATG GAAAGATAGAAACAGGTGGTGAGTTCACTGAGAAGGAGATCATCAGAGCTGAAAGGAACTCTGGTGTAGTCAGTAGCAAAGTCAGGGAAATTCAA ATGCAAAACTACCTAAGGAAAAAGGAACTGAAAGAGCGTCGGGAAAATGATTTGAGAGAAGGCTTACGACTATACAA GAATGCTAAGTATGAGGAAGCATTAGAGAAATTTGAGTCAGTTTTGGGAACAAAGCCAGAGCCTGATGAAGCAGCAGTGGCAAGTTATAATGTTGCTTGTTGTTACTCTAAGCTGAATCAG AGAATCAGAACTGATCCTGACCTTGCAAATGCAAGGGCATCCCCGGAATTCGACCCATTATTGAAAAGATTCGATGAATCATTTATCAACGAGAACGCCATCAATGCCATCAAATCAATTTTTGGAATATTTAATAAGAAATAA